In Leptospira licerasiae serovar Varillal str. VAR 010, the sequence AGCTCCGGTATAAGTAGTATAAGCTCCACTCAGATAAATACCGTTCCAAGTCATGGTTCCGTCGTAGGTATAACCTCTTAGATCCAGATTTTTTTGGCAATAGCTGGTTTGGTAGCTTGGAGCAGTGCAATCTCCAGTGCTATTGTCTGCAGTGGTTTGAGTTGTAAGAAGATATTGAGTTGGAGCTCCTCTAGGAATAGCGCCGTCCACAGCAAGAGTGGATGCAGGACCGGAACTAAAACTTACGTTCTTAGTTTGCATTGCTGCAGCACCCAAGGAAATTTTCAGATCTTTTTGGAAGATCTCTTCTCCTTCTTGCCAACCTACGTTGCTACCGTTCTCTTTTACGATACCGCCCAACACGTTCCATTGAACTCTGGCAAAGTATAAAGGAGAATTCAAAATAGGTTGGTTCGGTCTACCTGCAACAGTAAGATCTTGGCGTCTGCCTGTTCCATAGTCGCCACCGGCACCATGACCGTTACCCGCCATAAGATCGATGGTCAGATATTTTTCGTATTTCCCTTCGAAGAAGTCTTTCAAAGGAGAAAGTCTTAAGTTCACGCCCATATCGAACTGAGGATAAGCGTTTGTCATATAAGAACGTTCCAGTGCGATGAAGTTAGCGGAAGACATCAGATATTCTCTGTGGAATTGAGTAGGCAATTGACCGAAACTCAATCTTGCTCCTAAGATCGGAATATTCACAAAAAGGAATGCTTCTTGGATGTAACCTCTATTCTCTTTAAGAGAGACGTTTGTTACTTCTCCGGTTGCGTTCTTGGTTTGGGTGATATAAGGAGCGTTCAACATGTTCTCTCCCCTTAAGTTCACTGCCATTCCCCACCAGGAACCGCCTTGGTATTGTAATCCTAGACGAAGGCGTCTAAAGTTCCAATCCACGGAATTAAAATCTTCGTTACCGTTATTGTAATTGGAACCGGTCTGAGCGGAAATACCTCTGAACTGAACCCTACCGGTGATGGTAAGTCTTTCTTTTTGAGGTTCTTCCGGTCTACTTGTGAAATGGTTCGGATAAGGATTGAACTTAGGATCGTTCTTGTTGATCGCTTTGTCCATCTTACTCTTAAAACGGCCCGGACCAGGTTTGGTGAACAATTGTCCGTCCTGATCCTCATAAATAGTGAATTCTTCGGGTTTAGGTTTTTCCACTTTTGGAGGCTCGTTTGCTTGCGCAAGTTCCGCTCCAGCGGACGTCCCCTGGGAGAAAATCGCCTGGGAATAGATGACAAGTCCTAGAATAAGAAATTGAGATTTTATCCCTTCTAAGTTCTTTCTCTTTTTAGATTTCTGCTTCATTCAGAGTTACCTTTTCGATTCGCTTCCAGGATTTTTTCCGCTTAGCGAATTCTGTTTTACGTTCAGGTAACAGAATGGCTCTATTTGGTTACAAAATGATTACAGTATGACGAGGATTTGGTTACAAGCCTCCTTTGGCCAAGTTTTATGCAGGACTGGTATCATTTAAGTTACAGAAATAAGACTACATAATCTAATCATATGATTAGTTTATTGTGTTTTTCCTTCCAAACTTCTCTTCATCTCGGATGCGTCCTTGGCGAAACTTTTGGAAGCCAGGAACACAAATAGGGAGGTTAATAAGACCGTGACGGGGATCAAATAGAGAGAATCATGAAGACCGATTGCCTTAAATTGTTCCGTCATTTCCAAACTGCCCGAGCGAAGCATTGCGGACCGAGTTAAATAATCTGAGAACCAACCCACGACTGCCGGGCCTGCCGCACCACCCAACAGGTACATTGCTGCAAAATAGATCGCCATCGCAGTGGCTCTGAGTCTCGGTTCGATCACGTCCTGTATGGCAGGATAAACGCAGGTATAATAATTATAAGAAAGTAACCATCCGAAGCCTAGTAGAAGAGAGAAGAATAAGACCAATTCTTCCGATTGCAGCAACGCGAGAAGGATCAGAATTCCAGACAAAAGCAAATTGGATGCTCCGAAAAGAAGCCGGCCTCGTTCGGATCTTTGGTGGATCTTATCCGCGATCCAACCGCCAAGAGTCAGACCGATCAGACCCGTAATCCCTACTATAAATCCGGTAGTGATAGCCGCTTTTACCAAAGTGAAATGATAATATCTTTGTAATAAAGAAACCAGGAAACTATTAACAGCGTAAGCCGCAAAGTTGAATGTCAGACCGGATAATATGATCCACCACATAGTAGGGATTTTTAATACTTTTCGGATGGGGTGTGAGGGAGTTGCCTGAGATATTTGAATGGATTCGGCAGCTCCTCTTTCAGGTTCTCTGATAAAAAAGAAGAATATAGAAAGAAGTATTCCGGGCAAAGCTGCGATGAAGAATGGCGCTCTCCAAGTTCCAAAAGTTTTTACCATTGCCCCTACTGTAAAAAATGCGAGAACTAATCCTAAAGGAAGTCCTAACATAAAAATGCCGACTGCTCTTGCTCTTTTATGAGAAGGAAAAAGATCTCCAATGAGAGAATTTGCTGCAGGAGCATAGCTTGCTTCTCCGATTCCCACACCCATACGAACGGAAACAAAAGACAAATAATTCCACGCGTATCCGTTCAAAGCGGTGAATGCGCTCCAGATTGCGAGTCCCCAGCCGATGATCTTTTTACGACTCCAGGAATCTGCAAGTCTTCCCAAGGGTAGACCTGCTATCGCATAAATTACGGTGAATGCAGAACCTACTATACCTAATTGAAGATCGCTTAGATCCCATTCGTGGCGGATAGGTTCTATGATGATTGCGGGAATCGTTCTATCAAAAAAGTTGAGAAGGTTTGCCAAGAATAGAAGGATCAGAATTCTCCATGCATGTTTGGCTTGATTCGAGTTCGATTCCATAGGTTTATATCTCCCGAGGGCCGTAATTACCTCCGGCAGGGAATAAAAAGCAAATCATAAAATTATAATTCGAACGATTGTTTTGGGATAAATATATAAAATATAGTTAATGAACTAGTGTTAGGTGAGTAATTAGAACCTCTTCTTCTTCCAAGCGGAAGAAGAAGATTATATTAATAGAGAGAGAATCGAACTGGAACGTAGACTTTTACAGTGATCGCTTTTCCTTCTAACATAGAGGGAGAGTAACGTTTTTTGTAGAAAGCTTGGATTGCGGATTCTTCTAACCCGTATCCTAACGTTTTGCCAATATTGCGCACTCTTAAAACTTCTCCCGAGTCGGCGATGATCACTTCTAAGGTAAGGGTTCCACCCACACCTGCGGACTGAGCGTCTTTCGTATATTCGGGTTGAACGTTAGGAGAAAGATCGACTGGAGCGGTAGCACCGGAAACGATCGCATCCTGAGCGCCGGCAATCCTCGAATCCTCTTTTTTCTTAAGAGTATCGGTAACTTCGAATTCTCCGTCATCCGGAGCTTCTCCCACGTTCGGATCCTGGATCACAAGATTCTCCACGAAAGCGACCTCGTCGATCAGCTTGTCTAGATGATCGTAAGTATTAGGAGGAGTGTACCAGAAAAGAAGTGCCGCGATCTGTAGAATAGCAGAAGAACCTAAGAAGGTTTCCATCCTATAACGATCGACAAACCTTCGAAGACCGGAGCGTTTTTTGGACGAAGGAGGAGAAACAACTTGGTTCATTTTAATCCTCCTCCTTGAGTCGTTTTAGTTACCAGAGAAACTTTTAATGCGCCGGCTTCTTTCAAAAGTTCGAACACATTGTCCAGATCCGCATAATCCAGTTCTTTATCCGCGTGGATCAGTACTTTTAGATCCGGAGTGGTTGCAAGCTTAGCACGAACGTTATTGATTGCTTCATTCAAAGGCATCCTTACTTGGTTAAAGTAAATGGACTTCTCCTTATCCGCGCTTAAATATAAATTCGCGATTTTCTTATTAAGCTGCTCTCCGCCGGGAACATCCGGAAGAGCGATGGGAAGATCGGGATCCGTGTCCAGGACCGAAGTCACCATAAAGAATACCAAAAGAAGAAAGGCGATATCGGCCATCGAGCTGACCGGAATAGAAGGTGGAGCTTTTTTCTTTTTAAG encodes:
- a CDS encoding spinster family MFS transporter; this encodes MESNSNQAKHAWRILILLFLANLLNFFDRTIPAIIIEPIRHEWDLSDLQLGIVGSAFTVIYAIAGLPLGRLADSWSRKKIIGWGLAIWSAFTALNGYAWNYLSFVSVRMGVGIGEASYAPAANSLIGDLFPSHKRARAVGIFMLGLPLGLVLAFFTVGAMVKTFGTWRAPFFIAALPGILLSIFFFFIREPERGAAESIQISQATPSHPIRKVLKIPTMWWIILSGLTFNFAAYAVNSFLVSLLQRYYHFTLVKAAITTGFIVGITGLIGLTLGGWIADKIHQRSERGRLLFGASNLLLSGILILLALLQSEELVLFFSLLLGFGWLLSYNYYTCVYPAIQDVIEPRLRATAMAIYFAAMYLLGGAAGPAVVGWFSDYLTRSAMLRSGSLEMTEQFKAIGLHDSLYLIPVTVLLTSLFVFLASKSFAKDASEMKRSLEGKTQ
- a CDS encoding ExbD/TolR family protein, producing MALKKKKAPPSIPVSSMADIAFLLLVFFMVTSVLDTDPDLPIALPDVPGGEQLNKKIANLYLSADKEKSIYFNQVRMPLNEAINNVRAKLATTPDLKVLIHADKELDYADLDNVFELLKEAGALKVSLVTKTTQGGGLK
- a CDS encoding energy transducer TonB gives rise to the protein MNQVVSPPSSKKRSGLRRFVDRYRMETFLGSSAILQIAALLFWYTPPNTYDHLDKLIDEVAFVENLVIQDPNVGEAPDDGEFEVTDTLKKKEDSRIAGAQDAIVSGATAPVDLSPNVQPEYTKDAQSAGVGGTLTLEVIIADSGEVLRVRNIGKTLGYGLEESAIQAFYKKRYSPSMLEGKAITVKVYVPVRFSLY